A window of the Bactrocera neohumeralis isolate Rockhampton unplaced genomic scaffold, APGP_CSIRO_Bneo_wtdbg2-racon-allhic-juicebox.fasta_v2 cluster09, whole genome shotgun sequence genome harbors these coding sequences:
- the LOC126764508 gene encoding putative nuclease HARBI1 — MGRSTVAKVIKRVLNILEKYICPRWINLIMTTEEQNQSKIHFHQKFGIPGVIGCIDGTHIRITKPHKDPNLFYNRKGFFSINAMIICDYNMAIKAVGARRPGSSHDALIWSVSSARSYFQSYYENGIRGSWLLGDAGYALEPYLFTPENVQYREGSTTDKRVNCQEP; from the exons ATGGGTCGGAGCACAGTTGCAAAAGTCATAAAACGTGTGTTgaacattttggaaaaatatatttgcccAAGGTGGATCAACTTAATTATGACAACAGAAGAGCAGAATCAATCAAAAATACATTTCCATcaaaaatttggtattcccgGTGTTATTGGTTGCATCGACGGTACCCACATACGAATTACAAAGCCGCATAAGGACCCCAACCTATTTTACAACAGAAAGGGATTTTTTAGCATCAATGCCATGatt atatgtGATTATAATATGGCAATAAAGGCAGTTGGTGCTCGCCGGCCTGGCTCGAGTCATGATGCCCTTATTTGGAGTGTAAGTAGTGCTCGTTCATATTTTCAATCCTACTACGAAAATGGCATACGTGGCTCTTGGCTTTTGGGTGATGCTGGGTATGCTCTTGAACCTTATTTGTTCACTCCAGAGAACGTacaatatagagaaggttcaactacggacaagcgtgtgaactgtcaagagccatga